The DNA window CGAACTCAAAAAGAGCTTCAAGGCGGCGGTCGACGACTATCTTGAGCTTTGTCGGAAATCCGGAAAGTCTTCGATCAAGTCATACAAGGGAACGTTCAATGTCAGGGTTCCACCGGACCTTCACAAGCGGGCTGTACGAAAATCGATCAGCGAGGGAATTTCGCTGAACCGGCTGGTTCGCCGGGCTCTCGAAAAAGAAGTCGGCAGGAACTAACGCCTTCACAATCGGGACTTCACGATTTTGATCCCGCTTCTTGACATTATAATACATGCCCCTCCTGCCATGGAGACGATGAGGCGGAAGTTTTCAAAGTATTCTGGAAAATTCGTTCTCCGGACCGGCCCCGACATGCACCAGGCTTTGTCGGTCCGGGCCATGATCGAAGGCGAAAGCCTCAACACCTACGTCGTCAAAGCCCTCAGGAAGAGTTTCTCCGATCCATAATCCCACTTTTTCCCTAAGACCGGGTCTATCCGGCGCTAGAAAGCGATGTCAAGCTATTCTTCCATTGCCTTTCTCCCCCCTTCCGGATTATGATTGTCCCTGCACGTCCTTGACATTCCCCGAACGAGTATTTATCCTTCTGTTCACGGTTTGCAAGAGCAAAAAACATGGACACGAATCGAGACGGGAGAACGGCCATGGCCAATGATACTGAACGGTTGTATGCCGTGCTGAGCGGCGATCTGGTTAAGTCATCAGGGCTAACGGCCGACCAGAGCCGGTCGGCGATGGCCCGAATTCGCGAACTTGCCAAGGAATTCGAAAGGGTGCAACAAGGCGCGACCATCGGTCAGGTGGATACCTTCCGCCACGACAGTTGGCAGTGGCTGCTGTCCAATCCTTATCTCTCGCTTCGGGCTGCTGTTTTCATGAGGGCCGGACTGAGGATGCTATCCGACAGCAAGACGAAGTTCGACACCCGCGTTGCCATCGGGATCGGGACGGCGGATTCGATCTCGAAACGCCGGATCTCCGACTCTCGCGGTCCCGCGTTTACCCGTTCAGGAAAGATTCTTGATTTCATGAAGGACAGCCGTCTGGCCTATGCAAGTGCTGACGAGTCCAATTCAGCGACAGGTTGCCTTGCGAGTGGCGTGGTGCCACTCCTGGACTGCATCGTGACGGACTGGACCCCGGCGGAGGCAAGGGCAGTCCATGCAGCTTTGATGGGTTTGACTCAGGAACAGACGGCATCGAAATGGCCGGTCGTAGAGGCAACAGGCAAGAAGCCCACCCGGCAGGCGATCGCCAAGGCTCTGGCGCGCGCGCATTGGGCCGTGGTGGAGAGTGTTTTGAAGTCGGTCGAAACGCCCCTAATGCAACCTTATGGGGTTGCTTCTAATGATAGCAACCTCCACAGGTTGCCTTACGGTAAAGCAACCTCCGTGGCGAGCTCGGCGAAGGGGGAGAAACAGTAACGATGACCAAGTGTTTTGCCCTTCTTCTCGCGGCCCATTTCATCGCGGACTTCATGCTGCAGCCCGATTGGCTGGCAAAACGCAAGCGGAATGTGTCATTCCTTGCGCTGCACGGTCTCATCCACGCGGCAACAGCCGCCATCGTTTTTCAGTCGTGGTCGTATTGGAAACTGCCGGCTGCGGTCTTCCTTGTCCATATCCTGATCGATGTCGTGAAAGTGCGCCGCCGGGATACGGCCGCGGGATTCGCGGTTGATCAGGCTGTGCACATTGCAGGACTTGGAGGAATCGTCTGGGCTTTGAAGGAGTACGCGGGATTGCCGGACTTCACGGGGATTGGGTTTCCGGCCATCATTGCCGTCGGCGGTTTTGTAGCGACAGTCCAGGGTGCGGGGTTCTTCGTTGGAAAGTTCGCCAAACGACTGCTCGAAGAAAACAAGATGGAGTTGGACGGCCTGATTGCCGGGGGCAAATGGATCGGACAGCTCGAACGGTTTTTGATCTTCGTTTTCATCTTCATCGGCCACCCTGCCGGCATCGGATTCCTCGTTGCCGCCAAATCCATTCTGCGGTTTGAAGAGGCGAAACAACAGAAACGCGCCGAATACGTGCTGATCGGAACGCTCTTGAGTTTCTCGCTGGCTATTGCGCTGGCCTCGGCGACGAAATGGGCCATGGGGTTGTGAACAAATCCCTCTCCAGCTCCCGCCTCCCAAAAATCCCCCTCAGCGCAACATAAACCCCTACTCAAACCTCCCAACTCTCACCTCTCCCCCTCCTTTCGCAGGCGGGATCAGGCGGCAGAATTCGATCCGGAGAAAACGGTCTTTCCTGAGCGCCTCGTCTCTCAGATGGTAGAAAAGTTCGGGAGTGCCTCCGCCCCTTTTATCCTCGCAGAACCCCAAGACAAGCTTCACGCGCTTTCGCGTGTTGATCCTGGTCCCCCTCGGCCCCTCCAGGGCGAATTTCACGGCCATCTTGTTCGCCTCCAGCCAGATCTGGTGCTCCAACCCTTGAAAAAATAGGTTTTCGAGCTCCGGCCGAGACGCGTCAGGACCCTTGATCTCGAAGGCGACCAGCGAACCATCACCGCGATCATAACCCAGGATGTCCAGCCTCTCGGTTTTCCAGGTGCCGGCTACGGTCGGGACCTCGTAGGAAAGCA is part of the Acidobacteriota bacterium genome and encodes:
- a CDS encoding type II toxin-antitoxin system HicB family antitoxin; the protein is ELKKSFKAAVDDYLELCRKSGKSSIKSYKGTFNVRVPPDLHKRAVRKSISEGISLNRLVRRALEKEVGRN
- a CDS encoding toxin-antitoxin system HicB family antitoxin, giving the protein MRRKFSKYSGKFVLRTGPDMHQALSVRAMIEGESLNTYVVKALRKSFSDP
- a CDS encoding DUF3307 domain-containing protein — encoded protein: MTKCFALLLAAHFIADFMLQPDWLAKRKRNVSFLALHGLIHAATAAIVFQSWSYWKLPAAVFLVHILIDVVKVRRRDTAAGFAVDQAVHIAGLGGIVWALKEYAGLPDFTGIGFPAIIAVGGFVATVQGAGFFVGKFAKRLLEENKMELDGLIAGGKWIGQLERFLIFVFIFIGHPAGIGFLVAAKSILRFEEAKQQKRAEYVLIGTLLSFSLAIALASATKWAMGL